One genomic region from Mastacembelus armatus chromosome 21, fMasArm1.2, whole genome shotgun sequence encodes:
- the col18a1a gene encoding collagen type XVIII alpha 1 chain a isoform X2, with translation MRCSSWLKRLVCCVLVLVSPAALQWTENSGVSLLQLTGDPPPSEIIQVDGPDNNPAYVFGPDANAGQLARAHLPNPFYRDFALIFSLKPTTDRGGVIFSVTDATQQIMHVGVKLSAVQGGNQNVILYYTELDSLKSYEAAKFLVPSMRDTWTRFAIAVVEDKVMLYFNCDTHPQVMRIERSPDEMEMEAGAGVFVGQAGGADPDKFLGVISELSVVGDPRAAERHCEEDGDDSDMVSGEGSGYEETRPTEPAVEKHRWTTTPPSSWPIQPPPLTRKEDGSIARETASDSQHVSVSVESKPSLPGSPGPAGPKGEKGDRGERGEKGDRGPIGPKGEPGSGSTSRGGIHGEKGEPGEKGAKGNAGFGYPGKKGEPGLAGPPGPPGPPGPTTEVSVGSDGSVVSRIPGPRGPPGLQGAPGPQGPPGADGEPGDPGEDGKTGLEGPPGFPGVPGDRGTKGEKGDRGESHPGPRGPPGPPGPPGPGSTFVDMEGSGFPDLESIRGLPGPPGPPGSPGLPGPPGPSTSNTALSTGAFGPPGKEGAPGQPGLPGLPGKDGLQGAPGPKGEKGDTGELGLPGAVGEKGARGDPGLPGRSGEPGLAGLPGPMGPVGPPGPPGPPGSSYRIGFDDMEGSAGGFIGGLPGVRGPEGRQGPPGFPGVPGKPGLPGIPGQKGSEGPVGKDGQPGLDGFPGSQGPKGDQGDKGERGEPGRDGTGHPGPPGPPGPPGQIIYQTSGNLDDVVGSAGPHGGPGLPGRAGFPGPMGPKGDRGDPGTPGYGVKGEKGEPGSIIGPDGNLLHLEGLKGLKGNTGPPGPVGPPGQYGTPGSKGEIGMPGRPGRPGVNGYKGEKGEPGLGAGFGFPGVPGPPGPPGPPGPAISIDHFDRYDETSRNYQVIKGEKGERGLPGIPGAAANFDIYTLKNELKGEHGEPGLKGEKGEPGGGYYDPRVQGPQGPPGKPGLPGPKGDSVMGLPGPQGPPGSPGIGYDGRPGPPGPPGPPGPPGSPSLPGPYRPNHSISVPGPPGPPGPPGIPGLSSGVTVLRSYDTMISTARRQAEGSLIYIIDKADLYLRVRDGLRQVMLGDYNPFFRDLENEVAEVQPPPVVLYPQSQDQFHNSGAGHYSQGGSALQPIEPPPQPPVQPRYPPQYDPRFPEPKHTGQTDGRSATQHTENRQPVTPPRQPIPHVPRPGGHVETSRSGLHLIALNSPQTGNMRGIRGADFLCFQQARAVGLKGTFRAFLSSKLQDLYTIVRRSDRDSLPIVNLKDQVLFSSWESIFSDVSKMRENVPIYSFDGRDILRDSAWPEKMVWHGSSNRGHRQTDHYCETWRAGDHAVTGLASSLQSGHLLQQTSSSCSSSYIVLCIENALTSPSKK, from the exons AAAACAGTGGAGTGTcgctgctgcagctgactgGAGATCCTCCTCCCAGTGAGATCATCCAGGTGGATGGGCCTGACAACAACCCTGCATACGTCTTTGGCCCAGATGCCAACGCGGGCCAGCTGGCACGTGCTCACCTGCCAAATCCATTCTACAGAGACTTTGCCCTCATCTTCAGCCTAAAACCCACAACTGACAGGGGTGGTGTCATCTTCTCTGTTACAGATGCCACACAGCAGATAATGCATGTGGGTGTAAAACTGTCAGCCGTGCAGGGTGGCAACCAGAATGTCATCCTGTACTATACAGAACTTGACTCATTGAAGTCATATGAAGCAGCCAAGTTCCTTGTGCCCTCCATGAGGGATACCTGGACTCGTTTTGCTATCGCTGTGGTGGAGGACAAGGTGATGTTGTACTTCAACtgtgacacacacccacaggtgATGCGTATTGAGCGGTCACCAGATGAAATGGAGATGGAGGCTGGTGCTGGGGTATTTGTTGGACAAGCTGGAGGAGCTGATCCTGACAAGTTCCTG GGTGTGATCAGTGAGCTGAGTGTGGTGGGAGACCCCCGTGCTGCTGAGAGACACTGTGAAGAGGATGGGGATGACTCAGATATG GTTTCAGGTGAAGGAAGTGGCTATGAGGAAACCAGACCCACAGAGCCAGCCGTAGAGAAACATCGATGGACG ACTACTCCTCCATCTTCTTGGCCCATTCAGCCACCACCGCTGACCAGGAAAGAGGATGGATCCATTGcgagagagacag CAAGTGACTCCCAgcatgtttcagtttcagtggaGTCCAAGCCCAGCCTTCCTGGATCACCAG GACCAGCTGGGCCAAAAGGAGAGAAGGGTGACcgaggggagagaggagaaaaaggagataGGGGTCCAATTGGGCCGAAGGGAGAACCAGGCTCAGGCTCCACCTCACGAGGTGGAATCCATGGAGAGAAG GGAGAACCTGGGGAAAAGGGAGCTAAG GGCAATGCAGGCTTTGGCTATCCTGGAAAAAAGGGTGAGCCTGGCCTCGCTGGGCCACCTGGTCCCCCTGGCCCTCCAGGGCCCACAACCGAGGTTTCAGTGGGCAGTGATGGCTCAGTTGTTTCCAGGATCCCCGGACCCCGAGGACCACCTGGACTACAAGGAGCTCCAGGTCCCCAGGGACCACCAGGAGCAGATGGAGAGCCA GGTGATCCCGGTGAAGATGGAAAAACT GGCCTTGAAGGACCGCCAGGCTTTCCAGGAGTGCCGGGTGACCGTGGAACCAAAGGAGAGAAG GGAGATCGTGGAGAGAGTCATCCTGGCCCCAGAGGACCCCCAGGACCTCCAGGACCTCCAGGACCAGGATCT ACTTTTGTGGACATGGAAGGCTCAGGATTCCCTGACTTGGAATCTATTCGG ggACTGCCTGGGCCACCAGGTCCTCCTGGCTCCCCTGGTCTCCCTGGTCCTCCTGGTCCCTCTACAAGCAACACAGCATTGAGTACTGGGGCATTTGGACCACCAGGAAAAGAGGGTGCACCCGGTCAACCT GGGTTGCCAGGTTTACCGGGTAAGGATGGCCTCCAAGGAGCTCCTGGTCCCAAGGGAGAAAAG GGTGATACAGGCGAGCTGGGTCTTCCAGGAGCGGTTGGTGAAAAg GGAGCTCGTGGAGATCCAGGTTTACCAGGACGATCAGGAGAGCCAGGACTGGCTGGTCTTCCTGGACCCATGGGACCAGTTGGACCTCCTGGACCTCCTGGACCTCCTGGATCAAGTTACCGTATTGGATTT GATGACATGGAgggctctgctggaggtttcaTCGGTGGCCTACCTGGTGTCAGAGGACCAGAAGGAAGACAG GGTCCTCCTGGCTTCCCTGGAGTCCCA GGTAAACCTGGGTTGCCTGGCATTCCAGGTCAAAAAGGCAGTGAAGGTCCGGTAGGAAAAGATGGACAACCAGGGTTAGATGGTTTCCCTGGCTCTCAG GGACCAAAGGGTGACCAAGGTGACAAAGGAGAGAGG gGTGAACCAGGTCGAGATGGTACAGGACACCCAGGTCCTCCTGGCCCACCTGGACCACCAGGACAAATCATCTATCAGACATCTGGCAAT CTGGATGATGTTGTTGGCAGTGCTGGGCCTCAT GGTGGACCTGGATTACCTGGTCGAGCTGGATTTCCT GGTCCTATGGGACCAAAGGGTGACAGAGGGGACCCTGGCACTCCAGGTTATGGGGTGAAG GGTGAGAAAGGTGAGCCAGGCTCAATAATCGGACCTGATGGAAATCTTCTGCATCTGGAAGGGTTGAAAGGTCTGAAG GGAAATACAGGACCTCCTGGACCTGTTGGACCCCCT GGCCAGTATGGGACTCCTGGATCGAAGGGTGAAATTGGAATGCCTGGGCGACCT GGTCGCCCTGGTGTTAATGGATACAAGGGAGAGAAGGGAGAGCCAGGACTTGGTGCTGGCTTTGGCTTCCCA GGGGTCCCTGGCCCACCAGGACCACCTGGACCTCCTGGGCCAGCCATCTCTATAGATCACTTCGAT CGCTATGATGAAACTTCAAGGAATTACCAAG tAATTAAAGGGGAAAAGGGAGAGCGTGGACTTCCAGGAATCCCAG GAGCAGCAGCTAATTTTGATATTTACACATTGAAG AATGAACTGAAGGGGGAGCATGGAGAACCAGGGttaaaaggagaaaagggagaaCCTGGTGGTGGATATTATGACCCACGAGTGCAGGGCCCACAAGGGCCTCCTGGCAAACCAGGCCTGCCG gGTCCGAAGGGGGATTCTGTAATGGGCCTTCCTGGACCCCAGGGACCACCAGGATCACCAGGGATTGGTTATGATGGGCGTCCAGGTCCTCCAGGACCACCAGGACCACCTGGACCTCCAGGATCACCCTCATTACCTGGACCATATAGACCTAATCACT ctATCAGTGTTCCTGGACCTCCTGGCCCTCCTGGCCCTCCTGGAATTCCTGGTCTCTCCTCTGGT GTTACAGTTTTGAGATCATATGACACCATGATTTCTACTGCCAGACGCCAGGCAGAGGGCAGCCTGATCTACATCATAGACAAAGCAGACCTGTATTTAAGAGTACGCGATGGACTGCGACAAGTCATG CTAGGAGATTACAATCCCTTCTTTAGAGATCTG GAGAATGAGGTAGCAGAAGTCCAGCCTCCACCTGTAGTCCTGTACCCCCAGTCCCAGGACCAGTTCCACAACAGTGGAGCTGGCCATTACTCGCAGGGTGGCTCTGCCTTGCAACCCATTGAGCCTCCACCACAACCACCTGTACAGCCCAGATATCCCCCTCAGTATGATCCCAGGTTCCCAGAGCCAAAACACACAGGTCAGACAGATGGAAGATCAGCCACCCAGCATACTGAGAACAGACAACCAGTGACTCCCCCGAGACAACCAATTCCACATGTACCACGACCTGGTGGCCATGTGGAGACATCACGATCTGGA CTACATCTCATCGCCTTGAACTCCCCTCAAACGGGTAACATGCGAGGAATCCGCGGGGCAGACTTCCTGTGCTTCCAGCAGGCTCGGGCTGTGGGCCTAAAGGGAACCTTCAGAGCTTTCCTGTCCTCCAAGCTTCAAGACCTCTACACCATCGTACGTAGGTCAGACAGGGACAGCCTCCCCATCGTCAACCTCAAG GACCAAGTGTTGTTTAGTAGCTGGGAGTCTATCTTCAGTGATGTGAGCAAAATGAGAGAGAATGTACCAATCTATTCCTTTGATGGTAGAGATATCCTCAGGGACAGTGCCTG GCCAGAGAAAATGGTCTGGCATGGTTCAAGCAACAGAGGCCACAGGCAAACAGACcactactgtgaaacatggcGGGCAGGTGACCACGCTGTGACTGGTCTGGCATCATCATTACAGAGCGGCCACCTCCTGCAGCAAACCTCCAGTAGCTGCTCCAGCTCCTACATCGTCCTCTGCATTGAGAATGCTCTCACATCACCCTCCAAAAAATAA
- the col18a1a gene encoding collagen type XVIII alpha 1 chain a isoform X1, with product MPKMRTEFGVLFLLAQCMIYSDAWLWWTSTTTSAPTVDPEGSGSPVDSGEQSTEDRFRAEVINEEHGILKVVQTWDETTEAPSLTTLIPTTQPENDWASTGISSHISKHENSGVSLLQLTGDPPPSEIIQVDGPDNNPAYVFGPDANAGQLARAHLPNPFYRDFALIFSLKPTTDRGGVIFSVTDATQQIMHVGVKLSAVQGGNQNVILYYTELDSLKSYEAAKFLVPSMRDTWTRFAIAVVEDKVMLYFNCDTHPQVMRIERSPDEMEMEAGAGVFVGQAGGADPDKFLGVISELSVVGDPRAAERHCEEDGDDSDMVSGEGSGYEETRPTEPAVEKHRWTTTPPSSWPIQPPPLTRKEDGSIARETASDSQHVSVSVESKPSLPGSPGPAGPKGEKGDRGERGEKGDRGPIGPKGEPGSGSTSRGGIHGEKGEPGEKGAKGNAGFGYPGKKGEPGLAGPPGPPGPPGPTTEVSVGSDGSVVSRIPGPRGPPGLQGAPGPQGPPGADGEPGDPGEDGKTGLEGPPGFPGVPGDRGTKGEKGDRGESHPGPRGPPGPPGPPGPGSTFVDMEGSGFPDLESIRGLPGPPGPPGSPGLPGPPGPSTSNTALSTGAFGPPGKEGAPGQPGLPGLPGKDGLQGAPGPKGEKGDTGELGLPGAVGEKGARGDPGLPGRSGEPGLAGLPGPMGPVGPPGPPGPPGSSYRIGFDDMEGSAGGFIGGLPGVRGPEGRQGPPGFPGVPGKPGLPGIPGQKGSEGPVGKDGQPGLDGFPGSQGPKGDQGDKGERGEPGRDGTGHPGPPGPPGPPGQIIYQTSGNLDDVVGSAGPHGGPGLPGRAGFPGPMGPKGDRGDPGTPGYGVKGEKGEPGSIIGPDGNLLHLEGLKGLKGNTGPPGPVGPPGQYGTPGSKGEIGMPGRPGRPGVNGYKGEKGEPGLGAGFGFPGVPGPPGPPGPPGPAISIDHFDRYDETSRNYQVIKGEKGERGLPGIPGAAANFDIYTLKNELKGEHGEPGLKGEKGEPGGGYYDPRVQGPQGPPGKPGLPGPKGDSVMGLPGPQGPPGSPGIGYDGRPGPPGPPGPPGPPGSPSLPGPYRPNHSISVPGPPGPPGPPGIPGLSSGVTVLRSYDTMISTARRQAEGSLIYIIDKADLYLRVRDGLRQVMLGDYNPFFRDLENEVAEVQPPPVVLYPQSQDQFHNSGAGHYSQGGSALQPIEPPPQPPVQPRYPPQYDPRFPEPKHTGQTDGRSATQHTENRQPVTPPRQPIPHVPRPGGHVETSRSGLHLIALNSPQTGNMRGIRGADFLCFQQARAVGLKGTFRAFLSSKLQDLYTIVRRSDRDSLPIVNLKDQVLFSSWESIFSDVSKMRENVPIYSFDGRDILRDSAWPEKMVWHGSSNRGHRQTDHYCETWRAGDHAVTGLASSLQSGHLLQQTSSSCSSSYIVLCIENALTSPSKK from the exons AAAACAGTGGAGTGTcgctgctgcagctgactgGAGATCCTCCTCCCAGTGAGATCATCCAGGTGGATGGGCCTGACAACAACCCTGCATACGTCTTTGGCCCAGATGCCAACGCGGGCCAGCTGGCACGTGCTCACCTGCCAAATCCATTCTACAGAGACTTTGCCCTCATCTTCAGCCTAAAACCCACAACTGACAGGGGTGGTGTCATCTTCTCTGTTACAGATGCCACACAGCAGATAATGCATGTGGGTGTAAAACTGTCAGCCGTGCAGGGTGGCAACCAGAATGTCATCCTGTACTATACAGAACTTGACTCATTGAAGTCATATGAAGCAGCCAAGTTCCTTGTGCCCTCCATGAGGGATACCTGGACTCGTTTTGCTATCGCTGTGGTGGAGGACAAGGTGATGTTGTACTTCAACtgtgacacacacccacaggtgATGCGTATTGAGCGGTCACCAGATGAAATGGAGATGGAGGCTGGTGCTGGGGTATTTGTTGGACAAGCTGGAGGAGCTGATCCTGACAAGTTCCTG GGTGTGATCAGTGAGCTGAGTGTGGTGGGAGACCCCCGTGCTGCTGAGAGACACTGTGAAGAGGATGGGGATGACTCAGATATG GTTTCAGGTGAAGGAAGTGGCTATGAGGAAACCAGACCCACAGAGCCAGCCGTAGAGAAACATCGATGGACG ACTACTCCTCCATCTTCTTGGCCCATTCAGCCACCACCGCTGACCAGGAAAGAGGATGGATCCATTGcgagagagacag CAAGTGACTCCCAgcatgtttcagtttcagtggaGTCCAAGCCCAGCCTTCCTGGATCACCAG GACCAGCTGGGCCAAAAGGAGAGAAGGGTGACcgaggggagagaggagaaaaaggagataGGGGTCCAATTGGGCCGAAGGGAGAACCAGGCTCAGGCTCCACCTCACGAGGTGGAATCCATGGAGAGAAG GGAGAACCTGGGGAAAAGGGAGCTAAG GGCAATGCAGGCTTTGGCTATCCTGGAAAAAAGGGTGAGCCTGGCCTCGCTGGGCCACCTGGTCCCCCTGGCCCTCCAGGGCCCACAACCGAGGTTTCAGTGGGCAGTGATGGCTCAGTTGTTTCCAGGATCCCCGGACCCCGAGGACCACCTGGACTACAAGGAGCTCCAGGTCCCCAGGGACCACCAGGAGCAGATGGAGAGCCA GGTGATCCCGGTGAAGATGGAAAAACT GGCCTTGAAGGACCGCCAGGCTTTCCAGGAGTGCCGGGTGACCGTGGAACCAAAGGAGAGAAG GGAGATCGTGGAGAGAGTCATCCTGGCCCCAGAGGACCCCCAGGACCTCCAGGACCTCCAGGACCAGGATCT ACTTTTGTGGACATGGAAGGCTCAGGATTCCCTGACTTGGAATCTATTCGG ggACTGCCTGGGCCACCAGGTCCTCCTGGCTCCCCTGGTCTCCCTGGTCCTCCTGGTCCCTCTACAAGCAACACAGCATTGAGTACTGGGGCATTTGGACCACCAGGAAAAGAGGGTGCACCCGGTCAACCT GGGTTGCCAGGTTTACCGGGTAAGGATGGCCTCCAAGGAGCTCCTGGTCCCAAGGGAGAAAAG GGTGATACAGGCGAGCTGGGTCTTCCAGGAGCGGTTGGTGAAAAg GGAGCTCGTGGAGATCCAGGTTTACCAGGACGATCAGGAGAGCCAGGACTGGCTGGTCTTCCTGGACCCATGGGACCAGTTGGACCTCCTGGACCTCCTGGACCTCCTGGATCAAGTTACCGTATTGGATTT GATGACATGGAgggctctgctggaggtttcaTCGGTGGCCTACCTGGTGTCAGAGGACCAGAAGGAAGACAG GGTCCTCCTGGCTTCCCTGGAGTCCCA GGTAAACCTGGGTTGCCTGGCATTCCAGGTCAAAAAGGCAGTGAAGGTCCGGTAGGAAAAGATGGACAACCAGGGTTAGATGGTTTCCCTGGCTCTCAG GGACCAAAGGGTGACCAAGGTGACAAAGGAGAGAGG gGTGAACCAGGTCGAGATGGTACAGGACACCCAGGTCCTCCTGGCCCACCTGGACCACCAGGACAAATCATCTATCAGACATCTGGCAAT CTGGATGATGTTGTTGGCAGTGCTGGGCCTCAT GGTGGACCTGGATTACCTGGTCGAGCTGGATTTCCT GGTCCTATGGGACCAAAGGGTGACAGAGGGGACCCTGGCACTCCAGGTTATGGGGTGAAG GGTGAGAAAGGTGAGCCAGGCTCAATAATCGGACCTGATGGAAATCTTCTGCATCTGGAAGGGTTGAAAGGTCTGAAG GGAAATACAGGACCTCCTGGACCTGTTGGACCCCCT GGCCAGTATGGGACTCCTGGATCGAAGGGTGAAATTGGAATGCCTGGGCGACCT GGTCGCCCTGGTGTTAATGGATACAAGGGAGAGAAGGGAGAGCCAGGACTTGGTGCTGGCTTTGGCTTCCCA GGGGTCCCTGGCCCACCAGGACCACCTGGACCTCCTGGGCCAGCCATCTCTATAGATCACTTCGAT CGCTATGATGAAACTTCAAGGAATTACCAAG tAATTAAAGGGGAAAAGGGAGAGCGTGGACTTCCAGGAATCCCAG GAGCAGCAGCTAATTTTGATATTTACACATTGAAG AATGAACTGAAGGGGGAGCATGGAGAACCAGGGttaaaaggagaaaagggagaaCCTGGTGGTGGATATTATGACCCACGAGTGCAGGGCCCACAAGGGCCTCCTGGCAAACCAGGCCTGCCG gGTCCGAAGGGGGATTCTGTAATGGGCCTTCCTGGACCCCAGGGACCACCAGGATCACCAGGGATTGGTTATGATGGGCGTCCAGGTCCTCCAGGACCACCAGGACCACCTGGACCTCCAGGATCACCCTCATTACCTGGACCATATAGACCTAATCACT ctATCAGTGTTCCTGGACCTCCTGGCCCTCCTGGCCCTCCTGGAATTCCTGGTCTCTCCTCTGGT GTTACAGTTTTGAGATCATATGACACCATGATTTCTACTGCCAGACGCCAGGCAGAGGGCAGCCTGATCTACATCATAGACAAAGCAGACCTGTATTTAAGAGTACGCGATGGACTGCGACAAGTCATG CTAGGAGATTACAATCCCTTCTTTAGAGATCTG GAGAATGAGGTAGCAGAAGTCCAGCCTCCACCTGTAGTCCTGTACCCCCAGTCCCAGGACCAGTTCCACAACAGTGGAGCTGGCCATTACTCGCAGGGTGGCTCTGCCTTGCAACCCATTGAGCCTCCACCACAACCACCTGTACAGCCCAGATATCCCCCTCAGTATGATCCCAGGTTCCCAGAGCCAAAACACACAGGTCAGACAGATGGAAGATCAGCCACCCAGCATACTGAGAACAGACAACCAGTGACTCCCCCGAGACAACCAATTCCACATGTACCACGACCTGGTGGCCATGTGGAGACATCACGATCTGGA CTACATCTCATCGCCTTGAACTCCCCTCAAACGGGTAACATGCGAGGAATCCGCGGGGCAGACTTCCTGTGCTTCCAGCAGGCTCGGGCTGTGGGCCTAAAGGGAACCTTCAGAGCTTTCCTGTCCTCCAAGCTTCAAGACCTCTACACCATCGTACGTAGGTCAGACAGGGACAGCCTCCCCATCGTCAACCTCAAG GACCAAGTGTTGTTTAGTAGCTGGGAGTCTATCTTCAGTGATGTGAGCAAAATGAGAGAGAATGTACCAATCTATTCCTTTGATGGTAGAGATATCCTCAGGGACAGTGCCTG GCCAGAGAAAATGGTCTGGCATGGTTCAAGCAACAGAGGCCACAGGCAAACAGACcactactgtgaaacatggcGGGCAGGTGACCACGCTGTGACTGGTCTGGCATCATCATTACAGAGCGGCCACCTCCTGCAGCAAACCTCCAGTAGCTGCTCCAGCTCCTACATCGTCCTCTGCATTGAGAATGCTCTCACATCACCCTCCAAAAAATAA